One Epinephelus moara isolate mb chromosome 20, YSFRI_EMoa_1.0, whole genome shotgun sequence genomic window carries:
- the LOC126408396 gene encoding zona pellucida sperm-binding protein 3-like: protein MVMKCTAVCLVALALLGSLCDAQYKPSPPRYQKPAPPTRQEPVKQVPQNPQQTKQTFEKPLTWTYPEDPKVEPAPEVPFELRYPVPAATVAVECRERDAHVEVKKDMFGVGQLINPADLTLGNCGAVAEDAAAQVLIFEAELHDCLSTLRMTEDSLIYTFTLNYNPQPLGGAPVVRTSSAAVIVECHYPRKHNVSSLPLDPLWIPFSAVKVAEEFLYFTLKLMTDDWQYERPSYQYFLGDIINIEATVKQYFHVPLRVYVDNCVATLSPDVSSNPRYAFIDNHGCLLDARITGSDSKYMARSAENKLQFQLEAFRFQGADSGLLYITCHLKATSTAYAIDSEHRACSYISGWKEASGADAACGSCESGGFGPAPSASGGIGAGASSGNWGTGGGSLANPGGGRKIRDVSQKQTVFEWEGDVTLGPIPIGEKVLS from the exons ATGGTGATGAAGTGTACTGCTGTGTGCCTTGTGGCACTGGCTCTGCTTGGCAGCCTCTGTGATGCTCAATACAAGCCCTCACCACCTAGATACCAGAAGCCAGCGCCACCTACGAGACAGGAGCCTGTCAAGCAGGTGCCTCAAAATCCCCAACAGACAAAGCAGACATTTGAGAAACCACTCACCTGGACATACCCTGAAGATCCAAAGGTTGAGCCTGCACCCGAGGTGCCTTTTGAGCTGAGATATCCTGTTCCTGCGGCAACTGTTGCGGTTGAGTGCAGAGAGAGGGATGCTCATGTGGAAGTCAAGAAGGACATGTTTGGTGTCGGCCAGTTGATTAATCCTGCCGATCTTACCCTGGGAAACTGTGGTGCTGTCGCTGAGGACGCTGCTGCTCAGGTGTTGATTTTTGAGGCTGAACTGCACGATTGTCTCAGCACATTGAGG ATGACAGAAGATTCCCTCATCTACACCTTCACTCTGAACTATAATCCCCAACCTCTGGGCGGTGCTCCAGTGGTGAGGACCAGCAGCGCTGCTGTGATTGTGGAATGCCACTACCCAAG GAAGCACAATGTGAGCAGCCTTCCTCTTGACCCCCTGTGGATCCCATTCTCTGCAGTCAAGGTGGCCGAGGAATTCTTGTACTTCACTCTGAAACTCATGACCG ATGACTGGCAATATGAGAGGCCAAGCTACCAGTACTTCCTGGGTGACATCATAAATATTGAGGCTACCGTCAAGCAGTACTTCCACGTGCCCCTCCGTGTTTATGTGGACAACTGTGTGGCTACTCTTTCACCTGATGTGTCCTCCAACCCTAGATATGCCTTCATTGACAACCATGG ATGTTTGCTCGATGCGAGAATCACAGGCTCTGACTCTAAGTACATGGCTCGCTCTGCAGAGAACAAGCTTCAGTTCCAGCTGGAGGCCTTCAGGTTCCAGGGTGCTGACAGTGGACTG CTCTACATTACCTGCCACTTGAAAGCAACATCTACTGCCTATGCCATTGACAGTGAACATAGGGCTTGTTCCTACATCAGTGG TTGGAAGGAGGCTAGCGGAGCTGATGCAGCTTGTGGCTCCTGTGAATCTGGTGGATTTGGACCAGCGCCCTCTGCATCCGGTGGAATTGGTGCTGGCGCATCAAGTGGTAACTGGGGCACTGGTGGCGGCTCTCTGGCTAATCCTGGAGGTGGAAGGAAGATCCGTGATGtgtcccaaaaacaaacag TTTTCGAATGGGAAGGTGATGTCACCCTGGGTCCCATCCCCATCGGAGAGAAGGTGCTCTCTTAA